Proteins encoded within one genomic window of Candidatus Thiodiazotropha endoloripes:
- a CDS encoding flagellin → MAITVNTNVFSLAAQKNLNRTQSDLQSSVQRLSSGLRINMAKDDAAGLAIAQLQTAQARGLTVAQRNIADGTSFLSVADATLQSVSDMMQRQRELSVQHGSGLYTAAQQALMSVEFDALTAEITASLGRATFNGTAVFGGGGTIVVGANTSETIDISVAALAARTAAISNTATADADLNAVSTALANVGALQSRLEQAGRVAASMEEAQYAAAGRIMDADFARETAKFTSAQVIQQAGVAALAQANSIPQLALSLLQ, encoded by the coding sequence ATGGCAATCACAGTCAACACTAACGTATTCTCCCTTGCCGCACAGAAAAACCTGAATCGTACACAATCCGATCTTCAGTCTTCAGTTCAACGCCTATCATCCGGTCTTCGCATCAACATGGCGAAAGACGACGCCGCCGGTCTGGCGATCGCCCAGTTGCAGACTGCACAGGCTCGCGGACTGACCGTAGCCCAGCGTAACATCGCGGACGGCACATCCTTCCTGTCGGTTGCCGATGCAACCCTGCAGTCAGTCAGTGACATGATGCAGCGTCAACGTGAGCTCTCCGTACAACACGGCAGTGGCCTCTACACCGCAGCACAGCAGGCTCTGATGTCTGTTGAGTTTGATGCGCTTACCGCAGAAATCACCGCATCACTGGGTCGTGCGACCTTTAATGGCACTGCCGTATTCGGTGGTGGCGGCACCATCGTGGTTGGTGCGAACACATCTGAAACCATCGATATTTCAGTTGCCGCACTGGCAGCCCGTACTGCTGCGATCTCCAATACCGCAACGGCTGACGCCGACCTCAACGCGGTTTCAACAGCACTTGCCAACGTTGGTGCGCTGCAGAGTCGTCTGGAACAGGCTGGTCGGGTTGCCGCCAGTATGGAAGAAGCTCAATACGCCGCCGCCGGTCGGATCATGGATGCTGACTTCGCCCGTGAGACTGCAAAATTCACCAGCGCCCAGGTTATACAGCAGGCCGGTGTAGCCGCTCTGGCCCAGGCCAACTCGATTCCTCAGTTAGCCTTGAGCTTGCTGCAGTAA
- a CDS encoding fatty acid desaturase, which yields MNQPKISWYRTPLSRQQLSSLMKKSDLKGALYIFLHLTLLLISGSAAYYFLQQQAWMIGLITLALHGAVYAFLGWSGAGHELMHRTVFKSKGLNDLFYKLFAFLSWNNPYYFSVSHAYHHKYTVHKELDQEVILPQKLSIGSWLWAVSFNLPLCYRAIKITTENSLGILRGSWSDRLFPNKWSKQRKKVIHWARFLLAGQLLLAGMFITSGHWPLVFVITLAPFILSWFNVVLATGQHFGMQANVTDFRKNSRTILLNPLLAFLYWQMNYHIEHHMYPNVPFHNLKQLHRLIAYDTPAPTLGLTGLIKEMWTDTHASAKVVQ from the coding sequence TTGAACCAGCCGAAGATATCCTGGTACAGAACCCCTCTCTCCAGGCAGCAACTCAGCTCACTGATGAAGAAGAGTGATCTCAAGGGTGCCCTCTATATTTTCTTACATCTCACACTGCTGCTGATCAGCGGTAGTGCTGCATACTACTTTCTGCAACAACAAGCCTGGATGATAGGGTTGATCACACTCGCTCTTCACGGTGCCGTATATGCGTTTCTGGGATGGTCGGGGGCCGGACATGAGTTGATGCATAGAACCGTTTTCAAATCCAAGGGGCTTAACGATCTCTTTTATAAATTGTTTGCATTCTTGAGCTGGAACAACCCCTACTATTTCTCTGTCAGCCACGCCTATCACCATAAATACACAGTGCACAAGGAGCTTGACCAGGAGGTGATCCTGCCGCAAAAACTCTCCATCGGTTCCTGGCTCTGGGCAGTATCCTTCAACCTGCCCCTCTGCTATCGGGCGATTAAGATCACTACTGAAAACAGCCTGGGCATTCTACGCGGCTCATGGAGTGACAGACTGTTCCCCAACAAGTGGTCAAAACAGCGCAAAAAAGTGATTCATTGGGCCCGCTTCCTGTTAGCGGGTCAGCTGTTGCTGGCTGGGATGTTCATTACCAGCGGGCATTGGCCACTGGTCTTCGTCATCACCCTGGCACCATTTATACTGAGCTGGTTCAATGTGGTATTGGCGACGGGTCAGCACTTTGGCATGCAAGCCAATGTAACTGACTTCCGAAAGAATTCTCGTACTATCCTACTGAATCCTCTGCTGGCTTTTCTATACTGGCAGATGAACTACCATATCGAACACCATATGTATCCCAATGTACCCTTTCACAATCTCAAACAGCTGCACAGACTCATCGCATACGATACACCGGCACCAACCTTGGGATTGACTGGACTGATCAAGGAGATGTGGACTGACACTCACGCCTCTGCAAAGGTGGTGCAGTGA
- the flgL gene encoding flagellar hook-associated protein FlgL, with amino-acid sequence MERVSTSTLFSRGIDSMLERQSALSRAQMQISTGKRILTPRDDPPGAAQALNLKTAITQVEQYQANADRARARLDLQEATLAAVDDIMPRVLELTLQGQSDTYSAEQRIAIAQELRQLNDELMGLANTQDSDGEYIFAGYNADSIPFSNPADGVFAYSGDMGVRTIQVSATRQIQDRENGYDVFMNLTTSTGAQRNLFETVHGVIAGLEADAPNAVLIDDIHAAHEQIGAVRARGGARLNSIEDQGRVNEDFIFTMQSSLSEIEDIDLAEAVSRFEQDMLALQAAQQSFNMVQSLSLFNYL; translated from the coding sequence ATGGAACGCGTCTCAACTTCCACGCTATTCAGCCGGGGCATCGACAGCATGCTGGAGCGCCAGTCAGCACTGAGTCGCGCCCAGATGCAGATCTCCACCGGCAAGCGCATATTGACCCCGCGGGATGATCCGCCAGGGGCCGCCCAGGCGCTGAATCTGAAAACCGCGATCACCCAGGTGGAACAGTATCAGGCCAATGCGGACCGGGCCCGGGCCCGACTGGATCTGCAGGAGGCCACCCTTGCGGCGGTGGACGATATCATGCCCAGGGTGCTTGAGTTGACCCTGCAGGGGCAGAGTGACACTTACTCCGCCGAACAGAGAATCGCCATCGCTCAGGAGCTGAGGCAACTCAACGACGAACTGATGGGACTGGCGAATACCCAGGACAGTGACGGCGAGTATATCTTTGCCGGTTACAATGCGGACTCGATCCCCTTCAGCAACCCGGCTGACGGGGTGTTTGCCTATTCCGGGGACATGGGTGTGAGAACCATCCAGGTCTCCGCCACCCGGCAGATTCAGGATCGGGAGAACGGATACGATGTGTTCATGAATCTGACTACCAGTACCGGTGCCCAACGCAACCTGTTCGAGACGGTACATGGTGTGATCGCCGGTCTGGAGGCGGATGCGCCAAACGCTGTGTTGATCGATGACATCCATGCGGCCCATGAACAGATCGGCGCCGTACGCGCCCGGGGTGGGGCGAGGCTCAACTCCATCGAGGATCAGGGGCGGGTCAATGAGGATTTCATCTTCACCATGCAGAGCTCCCTCTCGGAGATCGAGGATATCGATCTGGCCGAAGCGGTGAGTCGCTTCGAGCAGGATATGCTGGCGCTTCAGGCGGCGCAGCAATCCTTCAACATGGTGCAGAGTCTGTCTCTGTTCAACTATCTGTAA
- a CDS encoding class I SAM-dependent methyltransferase, producing the protein MNQQSNPSRITEIRPKVVFQAVENRFQDQNSEFTVNIPSSAIGGLTLLESAILTSFVKLITPTAIFEFGTYMGATTLLFARNSPTSTSVVTIDIDPDTTVTQNDISEADYLSDGDANDEHLKDIFATNGAIYIDRAEAELKQKIIRIHQDSTSIDPQQQKFMKHFQLIFIDGGHDFNTVKSDTENALKMAADDGIIVWHDFRSQIHDDVTRFLDGFATEHEIIHVQNTMLAFMLLGKYKEILI; encoded by the coding sequence ATGAACCAGCAGAGCAACCCTTCAAGGATTACCGAAATTCGCCCAAAGGTGGTTTTCCAAGCCGTTGAGAACCGCTTCCAGGATCAGAACAGTGAGTTCACCGTCAACATTCCCAGTAGTGCCATCGGCGGACTGACACTGTTGGAGAGCGCCATCCTGACCTCCTTTGTCAAACTCATCACACCCACAGCAATATTTGAGTTTGGCACCTACATGGGGGCCACCACACTGCTGTTCGCCCGCAACTCACCAACCTCGACCTCAGTTGTCACCATTGATATCGACCCCGACACGACAGTCACCCAAAATGATATCAGTGAAGCAGACTATCTGAGTGACGGGGATGCAAATGATGAACACCTCAAAGACATCTTTGCCACGAATGGCGCCATCTACATCGATCGGGCGGAAGCGGAACTGAAACAGAAAATCATCCGGATCCATCAGGACAGCACCAGCATCGACCCACAGCAGCAGAAATTCATGAAGCACTTTCAACTGATATTCATCGATGGCGGACACGACTTCAATACGGTGAAGTCCGACACTGAAAATGCTTTAAAAATGGCTGCCGATGACGGGATCATTGTCTGGCACGATTTCCGCTCCCAGATCCATGATGATGTCACCCGTTTCCTTGACGGCTTTGCCACGGAACATGAGATCATTCATGTACAAAACACCATGCTCGCGTTCATGTTGTTAGGCAAGTACAAGGAGATCCTCATTTGA
- the fliS gene encoding flagellar export chaperone FliS, whose amino-acid sequence MVKNSAINSYRQAASSEAMYATPFRLVQMLMTGALDGMANARGSIIRKEHEARNNEIKWVISVIDALRGALDFEQGGEIANNLDMLYDYMIRRLFTANVEQDVDALDEVISLLKEIKTAWDAMPEAIQNSPNIKETVKKF is encoded by the coding sequence ATGGTAAAGAATTCGGCTATCAACAGTTATCGTCAAGCGGCTTCCTCCGAAGCGATGTATGCTACCCCTTTTAGGTTGGTGCAGATGCTTATGACCGGTGCATTGGATGGTATGGCCAATGCCAGAGGATCGATTATCCGTAAGGAGCATGAGGCCCGTAACAACGAAATTAAATGGGTGATATCGGTGATCGATGCCCTGCGCGGCGCCCTCGATTTCGAACAGGGTGGAGAGATCGCCAACAATCTCGATATGCTCTACGATTACATGATCCGCCGCCTCTTCACTGCCAATGTGGAACAGGATGTTGATGCGCTGGATGAAGTGATCTCGTTGTTGAAAGAGATCAAAACCGCTTGGGATGCAATGCCGGAAGCAATCCAGAATTCGCCCAACATCAAAGAGACGGTTAAAAAGTTCTAG
- a CDS encoding flagellar protein FliT, translated as MAQDSAWSDMEQADRQRRPFLESIFNDREFKLKPGDYEPQMRQIVALNEQALALCAEARGELSKQGRNLKLGRQALSAYKNNSFD; from the coding sequence TTGGCGCAGGACTCCGCCTGGAGTGACATGGAGCAGGCGGATCGGCAGCGAAGACCGTTCCTGGAATCGATCTTCAACGACAGGGAGTTCAAACTCAAACCAGGGGATTATGAACCCCAGATGCGTCAGATCGTCGCACTCAACGAGCAGGCGCTGGCCCTCTGTGCTGAGGCCAGAGGGGAGCTGAGTAAACAGGGTCGCAATCTTAAACTGGGCAGGCAAGCCCTCTCAGCCTATAAGAATAACTCCTTTGATTAG
- a CDS encoding flagellar protein FlaG, with translation MPNVIADLANQYAYKREVPSADGKASVDVKSTGSVELQTIQRQAQGQQPAIDTAELASKVESLNQLVNRNLEFSVDDATGQQVLRVIDSDTGEVVRQIPSDQILHVISQVQKASEGMLQGVLLDDQV, from the coding sequence ATGCCAAACGTAATCGCAGATTTGGCCAATCAATACGCCTATAAAAGGGAAGTTCCTAGTGCTGATGGCAAAGCTAGTGTCGACGTTAAGTCCACCGGTTCCGTTGAGCTGCAAACTATTCAGAGGCAAGCGCAAGGGCAACAGCCCGCGATCGATACCGCTGAGCTGGCGAGCAAGGTTGAGAGTCTCAATCAACTAGTTAATCGGAATTTGGAATTCAGTGTTGACGATGCCACCGGTCAACAGGTACTGCGAGTCATCGACTCCGATACCGGAGAGGTGGTTAGGCAAATACCTTCGGACCAGATCTTGCATGTTATTTCTCAGGTTCAGAAGGCCAGCGAAGGGATGCTTCAAGGCGTGTTATTGGATGACCAGGTTTAA
- the fliD gene encoding flagellar filament capping protein FliD: MTIGFSGISTGSDWNSIINQLLQIESRPLSTLQSREQEIDEKISDFGLVKSAIDTFNSTVEELTSSSGFAAFTATSTDEAVLTVSADSSAVASSYDVVVTQLANRDKIASSAYTDANTAVGTGTLSITVDGNTMDLVLDGSNNTLTDIRDAINSATDNPGVTATILNEASGSRLILTSEESGLANAITVNVTDGDDASNTDANGLSRLFHIGVGGDGLAEQVDTAQDAILTIDGFSITGASNTVTSAISGVTLSLSGAGSSTINIARDNTEIEDRISGFVDAYNTLIEQIDDLEAGSLYNDSSLRRIKQGFVDVINQTVDISGDTAYLFEIGITRDRDGVLSVDSSELSTALADDFNRVTQILSEATTGYATRFFNYTESLLEVGGLLDSKDDTLNSQKDSVQTQIERQELHLQTYEAMLIRQFASLDQTMALLTSTSEYLTSQLASMNSNN, translated from the coding sequence ATGACTATAGGCTTTTCAGGGATAAGCACAGGGTCTGACTGGAACTCGATCATCAACCAGCTGTTGCAGATCGAGAGTCGGCCCCTGTCCACCCTCCAATCTCGGGAACAAGAGATCGATGAGAAGATCAGCGACTTTGGGCTGGTCAAGAGCGCCATCGATACCTTCAACTCGACTGTAGAAGAGCTGACCAGCTCCAGCGGTTTTGCTGCTTTCACGGCCACCTCAACCGATGAGGCGGTACTCACAGTCTCCGCAGACTCCTCTGCGGTGGCTTCCAGTTATGATGTCGTGGTTACCCAACTGGCGAACCGCGACAAGATTGCTTCCTCTGCCTATACCGATGCCAACACGGCGGTCGGTACAGGCACCCTGTCGATTACCGTCGACGGCAACACCATGGATCTGGTGCTGGATGGCTCAAACAACACCCTCACGGATATTCGTGACGCGATCAACAGCGCCACCGACAATCCGGGTGTGACAGCGACCATCCTGAATGAGGCATCCGGCAGCCGATTGATTCTGACCAGTGAAGAGTCAGGGCTGGCGAATGCCATCACCGTTAATGTGACGGATGGGGATGATGCCAGCAACACCGATGCCAACGGCCTCTCAAGGCTGTTTCATATCGGTGTCGGTGGTGACGGTCTGGCGGAGCAGGTCGATACTGCTCAGGACGCCATATTGACCATTGACGGTTTCAGCATCACAGGCGCCTCGAATACAGTGACCAGTGCCATATCCGGTGTGACGCTCAGTCTGAGCGGCGCTGGTTCATCAACCATCAATATCGCCCGGGACAATACCGAGATCGAAGACAGAATCAGCGGTTTTGTGGATGCCTACAATACCCTGATCGAGCAGATCGATGACCTGGAGGCGGGATCCCTCTATAACGACAGCAGCCTGCGGCGTATCAAGCAGGGCTTTGTCGATGTCATCAATCAGACCGTGGATATCAGTGGTGATACGGCCTATCTCTTTGAAATCGGTATCACACGGGACAGAGACGGTGTTTTATCTGTCGATAGCAGTGAACTTTCCACGGCTTTGGCCGATGACTTTAACAGAGTGACACAGATACTCTCTGAAGCAACAACAGGCTATGCGACTCGCTTCTTCAACTACACTGAGTCGTTGCTGGAGGTAGGTGGCCTGCTCGACTCCAAAGATGACACTCTGAACAGTCAGAAAGACTCGGTGCAGACTCAGATAGAGCGTCAGGAGTTGCATTTACAAACTTATGAGGCCATGCTGATTCGACAGTTTGCCTCACTGGATCAGACCATGGCGCTGTTGACCAGCACCAGTGAATATCTGACCAGTCAACTCGCGTCAATGAACAGTAACAACTAA
- the flgK gene encoding flagellar hook-associated protein FlgK, translating into MSLQSIGVSGLVATRLALDTTGHNIANVNTDGYSRQRIDFATRLPSQSAVGFIGSGVDASEVRRQYDDFIAGQMRASSSVASELQAYFEGAKQLDDLVANADAGLQPVIQNFFNALQGMADDPASIPARQLVLTEAASLADRFQYFDQQFESMRNQINNQIGYNIGQINRIAEGIAEINADIKIAYGSTPNDLLDKRDQLVNELAELVDIQVLEQTDGAYNVFIGKGQPLVMDTDASTLGTQPSTMDPSHLEITFDFAFGTQVVTDQMSGGEIGGMLRFRDEILDPTQNRVGLVALGIAEEINSQNQLGLDLQGLTGTAMFGMGTVEVFPRPGNGSSITATINDVGSLTGDAYELTYDGADFTLRNLNSGVTQVLAAGLNTVDGVDIDINAVGAAAGDTFIIQPTRNAAHNFSLLFDDVERLAAASPLRVGPAVDANGNPLNTGNATITQPANTSMTGLPLAGGTIQLVYDDQGGPTSGFEVYYPGSVPGVDPFDDFITYDDLNTATVAGTQVPGTTFPLYGDISFTISGVPDDGDTFIIGNNTSGTGDNRNALGLVSVQSQSVLLGGTSTIDESYVSMVSDVGSRTRHAELNLSAQESLLTRTKEAMAEVSGVNLDEEAGRLIQYQQAYQASAQVISVASTLFDTLLGAVRR; encoded by the coding sequence GTGAGTTTACAGTCCATAGGTGTCTCCGGGTTGGTCGCCACTCGGCTGGCTCTGGATACCACCGGCCATAACATTGCCAATGTGAATACCGATGGCTATAGCCGTCAGCGGATCGATTTTGCCACCCGTTTGCCGAGCCAGAGTGCGGTCGGTTTTATCGGCAGTGGTGTCGATGCTTCCGAAGTTCGTCGTCAATACGACGATTTCATCGCCGGCCAGATGCGCGCCAGCTCCTCGGTGGCCTCCGAGCTGCAGGCCTATTTCGAAGGAGCCAAGCAGCTGGATGATCTGGTGGCCAATGCCGATGCCGGTTTGCAGCCGGTGATTCAGAATTTTTTCAATGCACTACAGGGTATGGCGGACGATCCAGCCTCAATTCCGGCGCGTCAGCTGGTGCTCACCGAAGCGGCCTCACTGGCCGACCGGTTCCAATATTTCGATCAGCAGTTCGAAAGCATGCGCAACCAGATCAACAACCAGATCGGATACAACATCGGTCAGATCAACCGCATTGCCGAGGGAATTGCCGAGATCAACGCCGATATCAAAATCGCCTATGGCAGTACCCCCAACGATCTGCTGGACAAGCGGGACCAGCTGGTCAATGAACTGGCGGAGCTGGTCGATATTCAGGTCCTGGAACAGACCGACGGCGCCTACAATGTATTCATCGGCAAGGGTCAGCCTCTGGTGATGGACACCGATGCATCGACCCTGGGCACCCAGCCCTCGACCATGGACCCCAGTCATCTGGAGATCACTTTTGACTTTGCCTTCGGTACCCAGGTGGTAACCGACCAGATGAGTGGGGGCGAGATCGGCGGTATGCTCAGATTCCGTGACGAAATACTCGATCCGACCCAGAACCGGGTAGGTTTGGTTGCGCTGGGTATCGCCGAAGAGATCAACAGTCAGAACCAATTGGGTCTCGACCTGCAGGGACTGACCGGTACCGCCATGTTCGGTATGGGAACGGTCGAGGTCTTTCCAAGACCGGGTAACGGCAGTTCGATTACCGCCACCATCAACGATGTGGGCAGTCTCACCGGTGACGCCTACGAGTTGACCTACGATGGCGCGGACTTCACCCTGCGCAACCTGAACAGCGGGGTGACCCAGGTGCTTGCTGCCGGACTGAATACCGTGGACGGGGTCGATATCGACATCAATGCGGTCGGTGCGGCGGCAGGTGATACCTTCATCATTCAGCCGACCCGCAATGCGGCACACAACTTCAGTCTGCTGTTCGATGATGTTGAGCGTCTCGCAGCTGCCTCGCCCCTCAGAGTCGGGCCGGCAGTGGATGCCAACGGCAATCCCCTGAATACGGGTAATGCAACCATCACCCAACCGGCCAATACCAGTATGACCGGGCTGCCCCTGGCCGGTGGCACCATTCAGCTTGTCTATGATGACCAGGGTGGTCCGACCAGTGGTTTCGAGGTCTACTATCCCGGTTCAGTACCCGGTGTGGATCCGTTTGACGACTTCATCACCTACGACGATCTGAATACCGCAACGGTTGCCGGTACCCAGGTACCCGGCACCACCTTTCCTCTCTATGGCGATATCAGCTTCACCATCTCCGGTGTACCGGACGACGGTGATACTTTTATCATCGGCAACAACACCAGCGGTACCGGTGACAATCGCAATGCCCTGGGACTGGTCAGTGTACAGAGCCAGAGTGTACTGCTGGGTGGCACCTCAACCATCGACGAGAGCTATGTCTCGATGGTCTCGGATGTGGGTTCCAGAACCCGTCACGCGGAGCTGAACCTCTCTGCCCAGGAGAGTCTGCTGACCCGCACCAAAGAGGCCATGGCCGAGGTCTCAGGGGTCAATCTGGATGAAGAGGCCGGTCGGTTGATTCAGTATCAGCAGGCCTATCAGGCATCGGCCCAGGTGATTTCAGTGGCCAGCACCCTGTTCGACACACTGCTGGGTGCAGTTCGGAGATAA
- a CDS encoding SDR family oxidoreductase encodes MKSVNDRVVLVTGANRGIGKSIVEGFFKAGASKIYAAVRKPETLESMVRTYGDRLVPLRIDLHDPDSIIAAAKVATDVEIVINNAGMLNIANPMASNAVVAMQDEMEVNVYGLMRMAQAFAPILKANGGGALVQLNSVASIKNFADFATYSASKAAAYSITQGLRDMLKDQGTQVVSVHPGPIATDMAASAGLGDLAEPAELVPQCIIAAIESGEFHAYPDTMAKQVGSAYQDFAKNIVEADLMAG; translated from the coding sequence ATGAAATCAGTAAACGATCGTGTGGTGTTGGTCACCGGTGCCAATCGGGGTATCGGCAAGAGTATTGTTGAGGGCTTTTTCAAGGCCGGCGCCAGTAAAATTTACGCAGCAGTGCGCAAACCTGAGACTCTGGAATCGATGGTCCGCACTTACGGGGATCGGCTGGTGCCCCTGCGGATCGATCTGCACGATCCGGACAGCATCATCGCGGCTGCGAAAGTCGCCACGGATGTGGAGATCGTGATCAACAATGCCGGCATGCTGAACATCGCCAATCCCATGGCGAGTAATGCGGTGGTGGCGATGCAGGATGAGATGGAGGTGAATGTCTACGGGCTGATGCGTATGGCCCAGGCGTTTGCGCCTATCCTCAAAGCAAACGGTGGTGGGGCGCTGGTGCAGCTCAATTCAGTGGCGTCGATCAAGAATTTCGCCGATTTCGCCACCTATTCAGCTTCCAAGGCGGCGGCCTACTCCATTACCCAGGGATTGCGGGATATGCTGAAGGATCAGGGTACTCAGGTGGTCAGTGTCCATCCCGGACCGATTGCCACCGATATGGCGGCCAGCGCCGGATTGGGAGATCTGGCGGAACCAGCAGAGCTGGTACCCCAGTGCATTATCGCTGCCATCGAGTCCGGTGAGTTTCATGCCTATCCTGACACCATGGCCAAGCAGGTCGGCAGCGCCTATCAGGATTTTGCCAAAAACATCGTAGAAGCGGATCTTATGGCCGGTTGA
- a CDS encoding TetR/AcrR family transcriptional regulator: protein MSVGRKRSFDKSAALDKAMRLFWKNGYSGTSVSDLTELLGINKPSLYAAFGNKEQLFTSALQHYRSSYGEPVLDKLDNPQSLPLRDRIQAYMTGVIDLVSDQHSPKGCLFVKSSCESGSSWMPDGVTESLQDQGLQARQKMTALFEDEQQQGRLSREVKANEVADYLMSVLYGISVMARQGRARKDLIAIVEMALKTLPVGES from the coding sequence ATGAGTGTTGGCCGGAAAAGATCATTCGATAAGTCAGCGGCGCTGGACAAGGCGATGCGTCTGTTCTGGAAGAACGGTTATTCCGGCACCTCAGTCAGCGACCTGACCGAGCTGTTGGGGATCAACAAGCCCAGCCTCTATGCCGCCTTCGGTAACAAGGAGCAACTCTTCACCAGCGCCCTGCAACACTACCGATCCAGTTATGGCGAACCGGTACTGGACAAATTGGACAATCCCCAATCGCTACCCCTCAGAGATCGCATCCAGGCCTATATGACAGGTGTCATCGATCTGGTGTCCGACCAGCACTCCCCCAAGGGGTGCCTGTTTGTCAAAAGCAGCTGTGAATCGGGTAGCTCCTGGATGCCGGATGGTGTTACTGAATCCCTGCAGGACCAGGGCCTGCAGGCCAGGCAGAAAATGACAGCACTGTTCGAGGATGAACAGCAACAGGGCCGGCTCTCGAGGGAAGTCAAAGCGAATGAAGTTGCCGACTACCTGATGTCAGTGCTCTACGGGATATCGGTTATGGCGAGGCAGGGCAGAGCCAGGAAAGATCTCATCGCAATCGTCGAGATGGCCCTGAAGACTCTGCCGGTTGGTGAGTCGTAG
- the flgJ gene encoding flagellar assembly peptidoglycan hydrolase FlgJ — protein sequence MNNVSPSLYHDFSGLAELKHQARADQGATAEKAARQFESVFIQMMVKQMRQASFGGGVFDSKQSRFAQDMYDQQLAVHLAEKQGLGMTPMLRRQLGGETQVATRELSGLESYWNNPATLARRHVTNKPPADTAEPTQQAAPNIESPESFVSTLWASAEAAATELGLPTEALLAQAALETGWGSHMISAANGNNSHNLFGIKADQRWAGERIGNETLEYQDDVAVRRREYFRSYDSFDSSFQDYVAFLKQNPRYSEALDSTQDTAAYFQALQDAGYATDPNYAEKILRVMEGPEMQAALDQVKSSVSQPI from the coding sequence ATGAACAACGTTTCCCCCTCCCTCTATCACGACTTCTCCGGGCTGGCTGAACTGAAACATCAGGCCCGGGCGGATCAGGGGGCAACCGCAGAAAAGGCGGCTCGGCAGTTCGAGTCCGTCTTTATCCAGATGATGGTCAAGCAGATGCGTCAGGCCAGCTTCGGCGGTGGAGTCTTCGACAGCAAGCAGAGCCGTTTTGCCCAGGATATGTATGATCAGCAACTGGCTGTCCATTTGGCGGAGAAACAGGGTCTTGGTATGACCCCCATGCTGCGTCGTCAATTGGGTGGCGAGACCCAGGTTGCGACGCGAGAGCTCTCCGGTCTGGAGAGCTACTGGAACAACCCGGCCACTCTGGCCCGTCGGCATGTGACCAATAAGCCACCAGCTGATACGGCGGAACCAACACAACAGGCAGCACCGAATATCGAATCTCCCGAAAGCTTTGTCTCAACCCTCTGGGCCTCGGCTGAAGCGGCTGCCACAGAGTTGGGGCTGCCCACAGAAGCGCTTTTGGCACAGGCGGCTTTGGAGACAGGCTGGGGCAGCCATATGATCTCCGCTGCCAATGGCAACAACAGTCATAATCTTTTCGGCATCAAAGCGGACCAACGCTGGGCTGGTGAGCGGATAGGTAACGAGACCCTGGAGTATCAGGATGATGTGGCGGTGCGCCGCCGCGAATATTTCCGCAGCTATGACTCCTTCGATTCGAGTTTCCAGGACTATGTGGCCTTCCTCAAACAGAATCCAAGATACAGCGAAGCCCTCGACAGCACCCAGGATACGGCTGCCTATTTCCAGGCGCTGCAGGATGCGGGCTATGCCACCGATCCCAACTACGCGGAGAAGATACTGCGGGTGATGGAGGGACCGGAAATGCAGGCGGCACTGGACCAGGTCAAGAGTTCAGTCAGTCAGCCGATATAG